Proteins encoded in a region of the Mycolicibacterium duvalii genome:
- the idsA2 gene encoding bifunctional (2E,6E)-farnesyl/geranyl diphosphate synthase, giving the protein MNAAAPSAVELAEAVTGHLRDYLRDRRRDAAYIGADYAVLTEALEEFVLRGGKRLRPAFAYWGWRAVAGTEPGPDVLRLFSALELLHACALVHDDVIDASATRRGLATVHRIFAERHRDRNWHGSAEQFGLSAAILLGDLSLVWADDIVATAALDPDAHARVQRVWAAIRTEVLGGQYLDIVSEASGAETVASAVTVNIYKTASYTITRPLQLGAAAAADRPDVLEAFHELGTSLGVAFQLRDDVLGVFGDPDVTGKPSGDDLRSGKRTVLLAEAVELAEKNDPAAAELLHTSIGTELTDSQVVDVRAAIESVGALAAVESRIEQLTREAIGVLDSVSIDPQARIGLTELARLAANRSA; this is encoded by the coding sequence GTGAATGCAGCGGCACCATCGGCCGTCGAACTGGCCGAGGCCGTCACCGGACACTTGCGGGACTACCTGCGTGACCGCCGCCGGGACGCCGCATACATCGGCGCCGACTACGCGGTGCTCACCGAGGCCCTCGAGGAGTTCGTCCTGCGCGGCGGGAAACGGTTGCGACCGGCCTTCGCCTATTGGGGTTGGCGCGCGGTCGCGGGGACCGAACCCGGGCCCGACGTCCTGCGTCTGTTCTCCGCACTGGAACTGCTGCACGCATGCGCGCTGGTCCATGACGACGTGATCGACGCGTCGGCGACGCGCCGCGGACTGGCGACGGTGCACCGCATCTTCGCCGAGCGTCACCGCGACCGGAACTGGCATGGCTCCGCCGAACAGTTCGGCCTCTCGGCGGCGATTCTGCTGGGCGACCTGTCGCTGGTGTGGGCCGACGACATCGTCGCGACCGCGGCGCTGGATCCCGACGCCCACGCCCGGGTGCAACGGGTGTGGGCCGCGATCCGGACCGAGGTCCTCGGCGGCCAGTACCTCGACATCGTCTCCGAAGCCAGCGGCGCGGAGACGGTGGCGTCGGCGGTGACCGTGAACATCTACAAGACGGCGTCCTACACCATCACGCGGCCACTGCAACTCGGCGCGGCCGCCGCGGCCGACCGGCCCGATGTGCTGGAGGCATTCCACGAGCTGGGGACCAGTCTGGGAGTCGCGTTCCAACTCCGGGACGACGTGCTCGGTGTGTTCGGCGACCCCGACGTCACCGGTAAACCCTCCGGCGACGACCTGCGCTCCGGCAAGCGCACAGTGCTGTTGGCCGAAGCCGTCGAGCTCGCCGAGAAGAACGACCCGGCCGCAGCCGAACTGCTGCACACCTCGATCGGTACCGAGCTGACCGATTCGCAGGTCGTCGACGTACGGGCGGCGATCGAGTCCGTCGGCGCCTTGGCCGCGGTGGAGAGCCGGATCGAGCAACTGACGCGCGAGGCCATCGGCGTCCTCGACTCGGTGTCGATCGACCCGCAGGCCAGGATCGGTCTGACCGAACTCGCCAGATTGGCCGCCAACCGGTCGGCCTAG
- a CDS encoding LppM family (lipo)protein → MLIRRRTSRRILALLLLLLLVGPSLIGCVRVRASITVSPDDRVSGQIVAAAKPRDDDDKGPQLLNNLPFAQKVAVSEYSRDDYVGSQAVFSDLTFAEVPQLAGMNRDAAGVDISLRRAGDLVILEGRVDLTTVSDPEADVSLSVAFPGEVTSTNGDQISSEVVEWKLRPGVVSTMNAQARYTDPSARSFTGAAIWLGVASFLVAGLIGALAYSNRDRSPRPGDPEDAAHQP, encoded by the coding sequence GTGCTGATCCGTCGCCGGACCTCCAGGCGCATCCTGGCGCTGCTGCTGTTGCTGTTGCTGGTGGGGCCGTCACTCATCGGTTGTGTCCGCGTGCGCGCGTCGATCACGGTCTCCCCCGACGACCGGGTCTCCGGCCAGATCGTCGCGGCGGCCAAGCCACGCGACGACGATGACAAAGGTCCGCAGCTGCTCAACAACCTCCCGTTCGCCCAGAAGGTCGCGGTATCGGAGTACAGCCGGGACGACTACGTCGGCTCACAAGCGGTGTTCTCCGACCTCACCTTCGCCGAGGTGCCGCAATTGGCCGGGATGAATCGCGACGCCGCCGGAGTCGACATCTCGCTGCGCCGCGCCGGTGACCTGGTGATCCTGGAGGGGCGCGTCGACCTGACCACGGTCAGCGACCCGGAGGCCGACGTCTCGCTCTCCGTCGCCTTCCCGGGCGAGGTGACCTCCACCAACGGCGATCAGATCTCCTCCGAAGTCGTCGAATGGAAGCTGCGGCCCGGCGTCGTGAGCACGATGAACGCCCAGGCGCGCTACACCGACCCCAGCGCGCGATCGTTCACCGGCGCCGCGATCTGGCTCGGGGTCGCCTCGTTCCTGGTCGCCGGCCTCATCGGAGCACTGGCCTACAGCAACCGGGACCGGTCCCCGCGGCCCGGTGATCCCGAGGACGCGGCGCACCAGCCCTGA
- a CDS encoding GNAT family N-acetyltransferase has protein sequence MATHLIELSPDDMKRRLGDALAIYVDAMRYPRGTEDQRASMWLEHARRAGWKAVAAIEAGSAADASSIDAPMLGIAYGYCGAPDQWWQQQVSGGLRRIGADAQHISNLMSSYFELTELHIHPRAQGRGLGEALIRRLLDDRSERNVLLSTPEVNGEANRAWRLYRRLGFTDVIRDYHFAGDPRAFAILGRGLPL, from the coding sequence TTGGCGACGCATCTGATCGAGCTGTCGCCCGACGACATGAAGCGACGGCTCGGCGACGCGCTGGCGATCTACGTCGACGCGATGCGCTATCCCCGCGGCACCGAGGACCAGCGCGCCTCGATGTGGCTCGAACACGCTCGTCGAGCGGGCTGGAAGGCGGTGGCCGCGATCGAGGCCGGCTCCGCCGCGGACGCGTCGTCGATCGACGCCCCGATGCTGGGCATCGCCTACGGTTACTGCGGCGCACCCGACCAGTGGTGGCAGCAGCAGGTCAGTGGCGGGCTACGCAGGATCGGCGCCGACGCGCAGCACATCTCGAATCTGATGAGCAGTTACTTCGAACTGACCGAGCTGCACATCCATCCGCGCGCACAGGGCCGCGGCCTCGGCGAGGCCCTGATCCGCCGGCTGCTCGACGACCGCAGCGAACGCAATGTGCTGCTATCCACCCCGGAGGTCAACGGCGAAGCCAACCGCGCGTGGCGGCTCTACCGCAGGCTGGGCTTCACCGACGTGATCCGCGACTACCACTTCGCCGGTGACCCCCGTGCGTTCGCCATCCTCGGCCGCGGCCTACCGCTGTGA
- a CDS encoding DUF3040 domain-containing protein, producing MPLSDHEQRMLDQIESALYAEDPKFASSVRGGNLRAPSTRRRLQGAALFVLGLAMLVAGVVIRATWIGSFPILSVLGFIVMFGGVVFAITGPRVAGGRGSAPDDLTVARQKRAKGGGSFTSRMEDRFRKRFDN from the coding sequence ATGCCACTCTCCGATCATGAGCAGCGCATGCTCGACCAGATCGAGAGCGCGCTCTATGCCGAGGATCCCAAGTTCGCGTCCAGCGTTCGTGGTGGCAATCTGCGCGCCCCGTCGACCCGGCGACGTCTCCAGGGGGCCGCGCTGTTCGTGCTCGGGCTCGCCATGCTGGTGGCGGGTGTGGTGATCAGGGCGACCTGGATTGGAAGCTTCCCGATCCTGTCCGTGCTGGGCTTCATCGTGATGTTCGGCGGTGTGGTGTTCGCGATCACCGGCCCGCGCGTGGCGGGGGGCCGGGGCAGCGCCCCCGACGATCTCACCGTGGCGCGGCAGAAGCGTGCCAAGGGTGGCGGCTCGTTCACCAGCCGAATGGAAGATCGCTTCCGCAAGCGGTTCGACAACTAG
- a CDS encoding division/cell wall cluster transcriptional repressor MraZ, whose translation MFFGTYTPRLDDKGRLTLPAKFRDALAGGLMVTKSQDHSLAVYPRAEFEAMIAEINGRAKRGNPQARAYLRNLAASTDEQYPDSQGRITLSAEHRRYAGLSKDCVVIGSIEFLEIWDAEAWRNYQELHEENFSAASDEALGDIF comes from the coding sequence ATGTTCTTCGGCACCTACACGCCCAGGCTCGACGACAAAGGGCGACTGACGTTGCCCGCCAAGTTCCGCGACGCACTGGCAGGAGGGTTGATGGTCACCAAGAGCCAAGATCACAGCCTGGCTGTGTACCCGCGGGCGGAGTTCGAGGCGATGATCGCCGAGATCAACGGGCGGGCCAAGCGGGGCAATCCTCAGGCTCGCGCCTACCTGCGCAACCTGGCGGCCAGCACCGACGAGCAGTACCCGGACTCCCAGGGGCGGATCACCCTCTCCGCGGAGCACCGGCGCTACGCGGGTCTGAGCAAGGACTGCGTCGTCATCGGATCGATCGAGTTCCTCGAGATCTGGGACGCCGAGGCATGGCGCAACTACCAGGAGCTACACGAAGAGAACTTCTCCGCGGCCAGCGATGAAGCACTCGGCGACATCTTTTGA
- the rsmH gene encoding 16S rRNA (cytosine(1402)-N(4))-methyltransferase RsmH, producing the protein MKHSATSFDLPIGRQARAVWPLPEPALTYFPDVRFVLSDRDLTAGAAPDPHGAAMVEHEPHIPVLLDRCVELLGPALTRRSPDAAGATLVDATLGAGGHAARFLDRFPGLTLIGLDRDAEALRLAGQRLAPFADRITLVHTRYDGLADAIDQCPWAETGVDAILFDLGVSSMQLDQVERGFSYATDAPLDMRMDSQSPLTAAEILNSYDEKDIARILREYGEERFAGRIAAQIVKRRTTTPFTTTAELVELLYAAIPAPARRTGGHPAKRTFQALRIAVNAELESLRTAIPAALDALRPGGRLAAMAYQSLEDRIVKTAFAEATASRTPPGLPVELPGHQPRFVALTRGAERADADEINRNPRSAPVRLRAVEKVMGESR; encoded by the coding sequence ATGAAGCACTCGGCGACATCTTTTGATCTGCCCATTGGCCGGCAGGCCCGTGCAGTGTGGCCTCTGCCCGAACCGGCCCTGACGTACTTCCCCGACGTCAGGTTCGTGCTCTCGGACAGGGACCTCACTGCAGGGGCCGCCCCTGACCCCCACGGTGCTGCAATGGTCGAACACGAGCCCCACATCCCGGTGCTGCTCGACCGATGCGTCGAGCTGCTCGGCCCGGCGCTGACACGGCGCAGCCCCGACGCCGCCGGTGCCACCCTCGTCGACGCCACGCTGGGCGCCGGGGGGCACGCGGCGCGTTTCCTCGACCGCTTCCCAGGCCTGACGCTGATCGGTCTGGACCGTGACGCCGAGGCGCTGCGACTGGCCGGGCAGCGGCTGGCGCCATTCGCCGACCGCATCACGCTGGTGCACACCCGCTACGACGGCCTGGCCGACGCGATCGACCAATGCCCCTGGGCCGAAACGGGAGTTGACGCCATCCTGTTCGACCTCGGGGTGTCGTCGATGCAGCTCGACCAGGTCGAACGCGGCTTCTCCTATGCGACCGACGCGCCTCTGGACATGCGGATGGACTCGCAATCCCCGCTCACCGCCGCCGAAATTCTCAACAGCTACGACGAAAAGGACATCGCCCGCATCCTCCGTGAATACGGCGAGGAACGCTTCGCCGGCCGAATCGCCGCGCAGATCGTCAAGCGACGCACCACCACCCCGTTCACGACCACGGCCGAACTGGTCGAGTTGCTCTACGCCGCGATCCCCGCGCCGGCGCGCCGCACCGGCGGTCATCCCGCCAAGCGCACCTTTCAGGCATTGCGCATCGCGGTCAACGCGGAGCTGGAATCCCTGCGCACGGCCATCCCGGCCGCACTGGATGCGCTGCGGCCCGGCGGTCGCCTCGCGGCGATGGCCTACCAATCCCTGGAAGACCGGATCGTCAAAACCGCCTTCGCCGAGGCGACCGCATCACGTACACCGCCCGGGCTGCCAGTCGAGTTGCCCGGCCACCAACCACGATTCGTCGCCCTGACCCGCGGGGCCGAGCGTGCCGACGCCGACGAGATCAACCGAAATCCGAGAAGCGCTCCGGTCCGGCTGCGTGCGGTCGAGAAAGTGATGGGGGAGTCACGATGA